TATCTCTGCCTCCATCAAGGGGAAAAAGAACATCAACGGTATCCTGAACGGCTACGACCCGAGCAATAAATATTTAATGGTACGTGACATTTTGAATAAAAACATTAAAAAGGGTGAAAAGGTAGTAACTTCAGGATTGGGCGAGATTCTGCCGCCTAACCTGGATATCGGAACCATCGTGAAGGTGAAACCGGATCCCTACGGACTGACAAGCATTGCTTACATTAAACCGTCCGCCGATTTTTATGACATTAATCAGGTTGTCATCCTCAGATCGTCCGCCAATCAATAAGATCTTTCCTAAACGTTATAAGGTACTTTCTAAATCTGCTTATTTACTTTAAATGATAGGTTTAAAGTGTGGACAATAGGATATTAAAGAGATATGTACTTTTATAACGAAGGAGATGGATTGCATGTCAAACGTAAAACTGGCGGTCATCTATTACAGTTCTACAGGAACAAACTACAAGCTGGCGAATTGGGCTGCGGAAGGCGGAAAAGAAGCAGGAGCAGAAGTAAAAGTGGTAAAAGTGCCTGAACTTGCACCACCTGAGGCCATTGAATCAAATGCTGCATGGAAAGCGCACGTAGATGAGACGAAGGACGTTCCTGAAGTCTCTCTAAATGATTTAGAGTGGGCAGATGCAATTATATTCAGCATCCCTACCCGTTTTGGAAATGTGCCTGCTCAGGTTAAGCAATTTCTCGATACGACGGGCGGCCTTTGGTTTAACGGAAAACTGGTAAATAAAGTGGCTAGTGCCATGACATCTGCCCAGAATCCGCATGGCGGCCAAGAAGCTACGATTCTTTCCTTATATACAACGATGTATCATTGGGGAGCTATTGTTGCGGCGCCGGGCTATACCGATCCCGTCCTGTATGGTGCAGGCGGCAATCCTTATGGAACAAGTGTTACCGTTGACCAGAATGGAAACATGAAAGAGGATGTAAAGGATGCGGTCATTCATCAGGCGAAACGGACAGTGACCGTTGCCGAGTTGGTTAAAAAAGGAAATCAATAAAAATAAACATTTAAAAGTAATAGCCGATTCTCTAAAATAGGGAATCGGCTTTACCTCTTCCATTAAGATGCGGGCCCTCATCTGCCTGAAGGAGCTGCTGGAGCGCCCGGTGCGGCAGGTGTTAACGGCACGGATACCCCAGCCTGCGCAGGTGTAGCAGGAGCAGGTGGCTTCGTTTGAAGTGTACCCTGAACCGGAATCAGTAAAGGACCAACAACGAGTGAGGTAGGCGGTGTATCAAAGGCCGAACCGGTTGAGATGGATTCAGCATCACCGATCAATAAGATAGAGGAGATGCTGACACCCAAAATATTGACCTCATGTACAGCGAGTTTGCGGTTGATCACTTTAACGTTCAATGCTTCATCTCCTGTTCTAAGGTAGGAATGCGTAATGCATACTATATGTATGGAGAAGACTATTTCTTTATGAATGTTTTTTACGCATATGCAGGCCTAAAATATATTATTAAGGAAAGGCAAAAGGCAGACCCACCGGTGAGAGGATCTGCCTTTTCTTAATTGATCTTTTTAAATCCGTATTTTTCAAGAGTCTTTACGGACGAATCGCTCTTTAGAAATGTATAGAATTTTTGGGCCTCTCCTTTATGTTTCGAATCTTTGATGACTCCTAAGGGGTAAACGATTGGAGAATGAGATTCAGGATCAGCGGAGGCAGCTATCTTTACTTTTTTTGAAACCAGTGCATCTGTCCTATAAACGACCCCTGCATCGACATTCCCCGTTTCAACATAGGAAAGAACTTGACGCACATCCTTTGCATAGACCAGCTTTGGTTTTACTTCTCTCCATACCTTCATGTTTTTAAAAGATTCCAGGGCATATTGGCCGGCGGGCACGGCTTCAGGCGTCCCGATGGAGATCTTTTTAACAGAGTTGTTCGTTAAATCACTGAACGACCTTATTCCGGATTCAGGCCCTTTTGGAACAATCAGGACTAAATCGTTTCCTACTATATCTGTACCCTCTTTCTTTTCAATACTTCCATCCTTTACAAGGGCTTCAAACTTGTCCTGAGCTGCAGAGAAAAATAGATCAACAGGTGCTCCTTGCGAGATTTGCTGCTGCAATGTACCTGAAGCGCCAAAATTGAAATGCAGGTTCACGTCGGGATGCTTTTTCTCGTATGTATGCTGAAGGTCTGTAAGAGCATCCTTTAGGCTTGCGGCAGCGGAAATCGTTAAGTTCGTTTGTTTTTCTTTTGAAGCCTGATCCTTATCCGTTTGGCCCGTACAAGCCGTAATTGTCGTGAACAAAAAAAGAAGCAGAAGCAGGCTTACCGTTTTTTTCATGAGAGGATTCCCCCAATTACCAATATTTAATACATACTTATTATAACTGATTATAACTAGATATAACTAGTTATAATAAATGCGGTTAATCAGAATAAAAGAATACTTTTTCGATAAAAAAAGTTACACTTGGAGTGGAGGGATTGTATGGATAAACCAGTATCATACACGATCGAGGAAGTATCCGCATTGTTAAAAGTTTCTAAGCTTACTATTTATGATCTTATTAAAAAAGGTAAGATTACAGCTTTCAGGGTCGGAAGGCAAATGAGGATTGACCATGAAGATCTTGTGGCGTATAAAGCAGGGAGCAGAACGGTAAAATCTTATTCCGAGAAAGCAGTACCTGCGCTTAATTCGCATCAAACAGTAATCAGCGGCCAGGATATCGTGCTGGACTTGCTCAGCAAGCACTTGGAGCCTAAATTAAGAACACCTCCTTTAAGGCTGTATATGGGAAGCTTGAATAGTTTAATGTCGATGTATCATGGAGAGTGTAATCTTGTCAGTGTCCATCTGTATGATGGAGAGACCGGGCAATACAATGTGCCTTATGTAAAACGGATGCTGGTCAGCCAGCCTTTTGCGCTGATTAACCTAGTTTGCCGGAATGCAGGAATCTATGTGAGGAAGGGAAATCCTCTTCAAATCAAAACTTGGAGGGATTTGGCCAAGCCCGTTGTTACGATCGTCAACCGGGAAAAAGGTTCGGGGGCGCGGGTGCTGCTTGATGAGCAATTGCGGCTTCATCAAATTTCACATGAAAACCTTAAAGGCTATGAAACAGAAGTAACCAATCATCTATCTGTCGCCTCAGCGGTGGCCAGCGGACAAGCTGATGCAGGCATAGGCATTGAGAACGTGGCAAAGATGGCAGAAGTTGATTTTATACCGATGATTCAAGAACAATATGATCTTGTTATTTTAAAAACAAATGAAAATAATAACTTGCTTCATCATGTAATGAACACTTTATCCTCTTCGGATTTTAAATCACAGTTAAGCCAGCTGAAAGGCTATGATCTGCATCTTACCGGGCAAATCATCTATGAAACATAAGCGAAACCAGATTCAGTTCTTTAGAATCTGGTTTTTTCTTTTATCAATTTTAAGGAAGAGTAAGTTTCTCCTTCTAAACTGGCTGTAAGGTTGCTTCGGACACTGCAGGGGCCGAGGGGCCGCGGAAGCCAGAAGGTGACCGACTGGATCAAGAATAACTGTGAAAAGGTGCCATCGAGTGAATGGAGTTCGAATAAAGAAGAGAAAGGAAATCTGCTGTCAAAGCCAAGCCCTCTATGTATACAAAGGATAACTGCAGCGGCTCTTAATTGGAGCCGCTTTTTTTCCTTTTTGTAGGATGTTGAGAAACTTTCAGCCAGATGGCCTTGAGAGCTGTTTGTTTTTCATAATATTTCTCAACCTGTTAAATGCTGTTTTTGCTACTATTGGATTATTTTTTGATTTAAGATGATGGTTAAGAAGATTTTAATAAATCAGGAGTGAATGGCATGAGTCCAGCGTTAAACAGGGAATTACTAGAGTTGATTGAGAATAAGCGAACAGAAATGGTGCTTTCAGCAATGGAGAAAGGGTTTCATAGTGAGGAGACCATCTTCCGAGGAAATGAACTGAATGAACTATTAAACTGTTATCATAAGCTGCTTTCTATTCATTCCACGGACAGAATCTAGCGATTTGGCCCTGTTTAAAATACTTCCTTATCCAATTAATTGTCTCTCTTATCCTATTCCACTCTCTTACACTGCACATCCTTCTTTACCAAACACTCTCCTGCATATATGTAGATAGGGAAACTTAGGGTAAAATCTTTAGCAGAGAAATATTTTCTGTCTTTAATGATATGAGGGGGAGGCAGCACGTGATTGACGGTAAAAAAATTTACTTTTACAGAATTAAAAAAGGCTTAACCCAAAAAGCTGCCTGTGAAGGAATCTGTTCGGTTTCATACTTAAGCAAAATTGAAAACAACAGCATTACAGCAAGCCCTGAAATTCTACAGTTATTATGCGAACGGTTAGACATCGAAACTTCTCATATTAGCGAGGAGTTCATCAATAATTTAAAGAAAGAAATTTATGAATGGTATCAGGATATTAAGTACAGGAACGAAGAAGATGTTCACCGGAAATTTGAGGAACTGCAAACCCAGATGGCCCATGTGGATGACTTAGGTCTTGTTAACCTGTTTCAAATTTTTTCAGTACGATATTTCATTTATAAAAATGACCTGGAGAAGGCAAAGGAACTGCTTGATAAGCTGACTGAAGTGAAAAAGACGTATACCACTGAAATGGAGTTTTATATTTTTCAGTTTACAGCTCATTATGAATATTTGCTGGATAATCATAAATCTGCTTTATATTTCTATAAAAAGGCTTATTTTTTATCAAGTAAGCTTAGCATTCAAGATCCTGATTTAATCTATCAATTAGCGAATATTACCGGCCGGTTAGGATATTTTTCTCAATCTCATTTTTATGCGAAAACAGCGCTGGAGGCATTCAACGCAGAAGCCAATTATGCCAAAAGCATTGATTGTCATATTATACTTGGCGTTACATATAGCCGATTAAAGGACTTTGAGTCGGCGAAATCTCATTATCTTGTCGCATTGAATGCAGCTACTTTTAACCCGGCATTAAAAATCATGCTGCCAAACATTCTTCACAACATGGGCCATTCCTATTTTCAAGCAGAACAGTATGACGAAGCCCTATCCGTTTTAAAGGAAAGCCTGCGAAAGAAAAAGGGGATCAACACGGCAATAACCATTGGCTTAATTGCCCATAATTATTATATGAAAGATGATGTGAAGGAAGCGAAGCAATGGATCAGAAAAGGAATAAAAATTACAGGTGAAGAAAATATTACTGCTGGCTATATCCGGTTAAAGATACTGGAATTCAAACTTCTTAAACTGGAGCAAACCGAGGAATATCGTAAGTTTATTGAAGAGAAGGCCATTCCATTTTTAGAAAAAAAGCAAGACCGTTTGCTTCTGATTGAAATGTATGAGGAACTGGCTATCTACTATTCCAACAAGTTTTCTTATAAAAACGCCAATCATTATTATGAAAAACTTAATCAGTTATACAAAGAGTCTTTATAGATGAGAGAGGAGAAAAAATGTAGTCTTATTTTTTCTCCTTTTTATATTACACAGACAATCTGGGGCTCACTTTTGAAGATCTTTTTTTGTGCAAATACCACTCCGCCAGTCCTAGATTCAAAATCATCGACAAAAAGACAGCAAGCGGAAACCCAAGAGCAAAACTTGTACCTGCAACGAATGTAAGTAGGGGCAGAAAAATCCGGAACGTGATAAAAACGAGGGTAACTGCATAGCTGCGAATCATCCATTCCTGGTGGCTGTTGATTTTCCGTTCCCTAATCCTTTTCAACCCTACAAAGGCAGTAATGAACCAGGCGGCAT
This genomic stretch from Fictibacillus marinisediminis harbors:
- the modA gene encoding molybdate ABC transporter substrate-binding protein → MKKTVSLLLLLFLFTTITACTGQTDKDQASKEKQTNLTISAAASLKDALTDLQHTYEKKHPDVNLHFNFGASGTLQQQISQGAPVDLFFSAAQDKFEALVKDGSIEKKEGTDIVGNDLVLIVPKGPESGIRSFSDLTNNSVKKISIGTPEAVPAGQYALESFKNMKVWREVKPKLVYAKDVRQVLSYVETGNVDAGVVYRTDALVSKKVKIAASADPESHSPIVYPLGVIKDSKHKGEAQKFYTFLKSDSSVKTLEKYGFKKIN
- a CDS encoding spore gernimation protein GerPD; this translates as MNVKVINRKLAVHEVNILGVSISSILLIGDAESISTGSAFDTPPTSLVVGPLLIPVQGTLQTKPPAPATPAQAGVSVPLTPAAPGAPAAPSGR
- a CDS encoding aspartyl-phosphate phosphatase Spo0E family protein, producing MSPALNRELLELIENKRTEMVLSAMEKGFHSEETIFRGNELNELLNCYHKLLSIHSTDRI
- a CDS encoding helix-turn-helix transcriptional regulator, which translates into the protein MDKPVSYTIEEVSALLKVSKLTIYDLIKKGKITAFRVGRQMRIDHEDLVAYKAGSRTVKSYSEKAVPALNSHQTVISGQDIVLDLLSKHLEPKLRTPPLRLYMGSLNSLMSMYHGECNLVSVHLYDGETGQYNVPYVKRMLVSQPFALINLVCRNAGIYVRKGNPLQIKTWRDLAKPVVTIVNREKGSGARVLLDEQLRLHQISHENLKGYETEVTNHLSVASAVASGQADAGIGIENVAKMAEVDFIPMIQEQYDLVILKTNENNNLLHHVMNTLSSSDFKSQLSQLKGYDLHLTGQIIYET
- the wrbA gene encoding NAD(P)H:quinone oxidoreductase; this encodes MSNVKLAVIYYSSTGTNYKLANWAAEGGKEAGAEVKVVKVPELAPPEAIESNAAWKAHVDETKDVPEVSLNDLEWADAIIFSIPTRFGNVPAQVKQFLDTTGGLWFNGKLVNKVASAMTSAQNPHGGQEATILSLYTTMYHWGAIVAAPGYTDPVLYGAGGNPYGTSVTVDQNGNMKEDVKDAVIHQAKRTVTVAELVKKGNQ
- a CDS encoding helix-turn-helix domain-containing protein, encoding MIDGKKIYFYRIKKGLTQKAACEGICSVSYLSKIENNSITASPEILQLLCERLDIETSHISEEFINNLKKEIYEWYQDIKYRNEEDVHRKFEELQTQMAHVDDLGLVNLFQIFSVRYFIYKNDLEKAKELLDKLTEVKKTYTTEMEFYIFQFTAHYEYLLDNHKSALYFYKKAYFLSSKLSIQDPDLIYQLANITGRLGYFSQSHFYAKTALEAFNAEANYAKSIDCHIILGVTYSRLKDFESAKSHYLVALNAATFNPALKIMLPNILHNMGHSYFQAEQYDEALSVLKESLRKKKGINTAITIGLIAHNYYMKDDVKEAKQWIRKGIKITGEENITAGYIRLKILEFKLLKLEQTEEYRKFIEEKAIPFLEKKQDRLLLIEMYEELAIYYSNKFSYKNANHYYEKLNQLYKESL